The genomic window AAtgtcgattttttttttcctctctcttttttgggaGCTGCTGTCAGTTTTTACGTACAAGTTTATATAcagaaaaaggccaaaaaaaaaatttaaaagggagcaggggggaggcggctggggagggggcgccggggccgggggcgcccggccgctCCCACGCTCTATGTACAGGGCTGAGCTCGCGCTATTTACAACGTGGGGATttgtacagtttaaaaaaacaaaaaaaaaggcgaCTGGTGCCGGCGCTGCccaggcggcggggaggagggtgccggcgccggggccgttGTGCGTCTGCGCCGGGCACCCGCAAGGCACGTggaggagggggcccaggcgatcccggcgcccgcggccggctcAGAAGGGCAACGTGTCCATGAAGATCTTGTCGACGATGGGCGGCGGCGGCACCAGGTCCTCCAGCTTCAGGTAGAAGATGCGCTGGAGGccctgggtgcagagggtgcGCAGCTCGGGCAGCTTGCCCAGCAGCTTGGAgaggccgccggggcggccgggctcggcccccgccgccgccgccgccgtcgcgtGGTCCTTGAGGCAGCTCACGATGCGGTTCTGCAGCTCCTCCACCCGCTTCGGCTCCTTCAGCCCGTGGCGGTCTGCGCGGGCAGCGAGAGCCCTGAGCCGCCGCCACGGCGGGGACGGGCACCAGTGCGgtggcagggatggggacgggggctGATGCAATGGGGACGGGCACCAGTGCGgtggcagggatggggacgggggctGATGCAATGGGGACGGGCACCAGTGCGgtggcagggatggggacgggggctGATGCAATGGGGACGGGCACCAGTGCGgtggcagggatggggacgggggctGATGCAATGGGGACGGGCACCAGTGCGgtggcagggatggggacgggggctGATGCAATGGGGACGGGCACCAGTGCGgtggcagggatggggacgggggctGATGCAACGGTGTGGCGGGGACGGGGGCCAAAGCCACAGCATGGATGGGGATGGGTGCAGTGGCAGGGATGGGGACCAGTGCGGTGGCAAGGATGGGGACCAGTGCGGTGGCAAGGATGGGGACCGATGCAATGGCGTGGCAGGGATGGGGACCAAAGCCACAGCACATATGGGGATGGGTGCAGTGGCAGGGATGGGAACCGATGCAGCCACACAGCAGGGGCAACAGGGACCGATGCAACCAATGCAGTGGCACAGCAGGGTCAGGGACCCATGCAGCAGTGTGGCAGGGGCCAGGACCGCTGCAATGGGGACAGGGACCGACGCGATGGCAGGATGGGGACCAATGCAGCCAATGCGATGGTGTGGCAGGGACAGGGGCCGATGCAACGCCAGGGACGGGGACTGATGCAGCCAGTGCAACGGTGCTGCAGGGACAGGGACCGATGCAATGGCAGGATGGGGACTGATGCAACGGCACGGGGACAGGGACCGATGCaaggtggtggtggcagcggggGACCAATGCAACGGGGCGGATGGGCACAGGGACACGACGCGACGGCAGGGATGGGGGCCGATGCAGCCAACGCGACGGtgcagaggggacagggacggtgCAACAGCGGGACGGGGACCGACGCAGcgacctccctccccccccccgctgctcACCCGTGATGATGACGAGGGCGGCGAGGCAGGAGAAGGAGGGCACGTCGACGTTGAGGCGGTGCAGGCTCTGCGAGAACTCGAGGATGGCGTCGATCCAGTCGCCGAAGCCCCGCACGCACTGCAGGCGGTGCAGCACCACGCCGTTGCAGAAGATGAGCTTGCCTTCCTCGGGCTTGGAgctgcggggcagcggggggccgcgtcagcgccggggccgcccccccccccgccgccgccgccgccccccgccgccccccgccgcaccGGTAGGCCAGGCGCAGGATGAAGAGCTCCAGGAAAGCGGACTCCAGCAGCAGGTCCTGGTCCTCGCGGGGCAGCTCGGCGAAGCCCTGGATCTTCTCGGCCCACTTGCGGATGACGTCCATGGAGCCGGTGAGCAGGTCGTAGAACTGCTGCACGTCCACCGAGTCCTCCTTCTCGAACTGGCACGGCACCGACTCCTGGAACTgccgccgcggggacggggacggggtcAGGCGCGCGCCGGTCCCCCCACCGTCACCCCCCCACTCCACCCCGGACAGACCCCGCTCTACCTTGGAGTAGTCGAGCTTGGTGGCGCTGGGCACGGAGTCGATGTGCGCCCGCACCAGCGAGGTGATGAGGCTGACGGGCGACGCGTCCGGCGGCTGCTTCGGCTTCGACGGCAGCCGGCCCCGGCGACCCTTCAGGCTGTCGGTCCGGACCACTGCGGGCAGGAGGCGGCGTGGGGACGGGGTGCACCATGGCCACAgggaccccccaaccccaccaCTGCCGTGCAGCGAGTCAGGCCATGCAACAACTTTGGCTTTGCAATAGGTTTGGCCGTGCAACGACTTTGGCTTTGCAACGAGTTCAGTCATGCAACAGGTTCGGCCATGCAACAACTTTGGCTTTGCAACGGGTTCAGCTGTGCAATGGGTTCAGTCATGCAACAGGTTCTGCTGTGCAACAACTTTGGCTTTGCAATGGGTTCAGCTGTGCAATGAGTTTGGCTTTGCAACAGGTTCAGTCATGCAACAGGTTCGACCGTGCAACAACTTTGGCCTTGCAGAGTTTGGCTTTTGCAATGGGTTCTGCTGTGCAATGAGTTTGGCTTTGCAATGGGTTCGGCTATTCTCAGCGCCGCTCGCTGGGACAGGCACGACACCGGGCACGGGGCCGAGCTTGCCAACACGCAGGGAGGCTGCCAACCCCAGCGGGCGCACACCCACCCCAAAACCCCGCGCGAGGACgaggccccggccggccgggcgccgctcTACCTTCTTTGACCATGCCCACGGCCAGGCACTTCTGGAAGCGGCAGAACTGGCAGCGGTTCCTGCGCCGCTTGTCCACAGGGCAGTCTTTGTTGGCCAGGCAGATGTACTTGGCGTTCTTCTGCACCGTGCGCTGCGGGGAAGCGGGGAAGGCGGCCTCAgcccggggcgccgcgctgcgccgggccGCCGACAAAAGCCCTTCTGTgtcccccaccgccgccgcgtcCGTCGCGGCTTCCGGCCTTGCAACTGGCCGCTCCGGGGTGCCGCGTGCCTCCTTGCATCCTGCCGCGCCGCAGCATCCCGCCGCGCCGCAGCATCCCATCTGGTGGCAGCACCCTGCCATGCCGCAGCACCCTGCAGCATCCCGCCGCGCCGCAGCATCCCA from Struthio camelus isolate bStrCam1 chromosome 28, bStrCam1.hap1, whole genome shotgun sequence includes these protein-coding regions:
- the NR4A1 gene encoding nuclear receptor subfamily 4immunitygroup A member 1, giving the protein MPCIQAQHGTASPGAGPGERYPADLLSPDGGKFPADADLAAAPALPSFSTFMESYAGEFDAFLYQLPASAQPAAAFKLEDFQVYGCYPGAFGSQPDETLSSSGSDYYGSPCSVPSPSAPGFPPAPAPAWESSFGAYSPPPPSFEAGRCWAEAAKGGGCQPSFFAFGPTAPGPPKAPPPPDASALAQGSPGGFGGLLEAPALAPGKARGAGAGEGRCAVCGDNASCQHYGVRTCEGCKGFFKRTVQKNAKYICLANKDCPVDKRRRNRCQFCRFQKCLAVGMVKEVVRTDSLKGRRGRLPSKPKQPPDASPVSLITSLVRAHIDSVPSATKLDYSKFQESVPCQFEKEDSVDVQQFYDLLTGSMDVIRKWAEKIQGFAELPREDQDLLLESAFLELFILRLAYRSKPEEGKLIFCNGVVLHRLQCVRGFGDWIDAILEFSQSLHRLNVDVPSFSCLAALVIITDRHGLKEPKRVEELQNRIVSCLKDHATAAAAAGAEPGRPGGLSKLLGKLPELRTLCTQGLQRIFYLKLEDLVPPPPIVDKIFMDTLPF